The Miscanthus floridulus cultivar M001 chromosome 7, ASM1932011v1, whole genome shotgun sequence genome includes a region encoding these proteins:
- the LOC136465624 gene encoding pterocarpan synthase 1-like yields the protein MASFAKPKHLLLVATVAVVLLLVAADARRRPVHLRLYMHDIIGGPGQTAIHLIRNVGPPHTSLKGEYFGDTVAIDDLVTEGPAIDDRAVGRAQGTYMLSSQHEQVLVTAS from the exons ATGGCCAGCTTTGCAAAGCCGAAGCATCTGCTGCTTGTCGCCACCGTCGCCGTCGTTCTCTTGCTCGTCGCCGCGGACGCCCGCCGGCGCCCGGTGCACCTGCGGCTGTACATGCACGACATCATCGGCGGGCCGGGGCAGACGGCCATCCACCTCATCCGGAACGTCGGGCCGCCGCACACGTCGCTGAAGGGCGAGTACTTCGGCGATACGGTGGCCATCGACGACCTCGTCACCGAGGGACCCGCCATCGACGACAGGGCCGTCGGCCGGGCGCAAGGCACCTACATGCTGTCTTCCCAGCACGAGCAAGTGCTCGTGACTGCC TCATGA